Below is a genomic region from Rosa chinensis cultivar Old Blush chromosome 5, RchiOBHm-V2, whole genome shotgun sequence.
tcATGACTCTTTTAATTATGACAGGAGTGCAGGAGGAATGTTGTTTTGCACTTGATCTTAATTTATTGGAAGTACTCAGTTGGACTTGGGGAAACTTGCGTATCTTCAGAAGGTTCCAGGGCCTTTATTCGGATGGGACTATTTAGAACAATGTCAACAATGGTTCTCCAGCTTCACACGGACAAAGCTGAAGTAAATTTCAATTCTTATGATACGAGGGTTCTGCTTGTTGACTTAGAAGTTGGTACTAGAATTCATAGTGGAGTCAAATAATGTTGGGATCATATCTGCAATTGTAATAGTCAAAAGGTGGGATCGAGTTATAATTGAAAACGATGGCAGGACTTTAGATTCAGCTGTGGCTAGAAGTTTCACAGGCCACAGCAACTCTAATCTGCAGGATGGTGTTTGGGAGTGATTGAAATACTTCTGAAAGACAGCTATCGTATTTAGGCCATGGTACAATGCGCACCCTTGGGGTTCCTTCTTGTGAAGGTACACTTATCCTTGCATTCGTATTTTATTAGTTGaaagttgaaagttgaaacctcTCTTCAACTCAGAAAAATGTAGGAAAACTTGGCATTATGAACCTTGAACTTCTGACTTGAATCTGTCAAACCCAATGGTCTATTGACTTGATTTGGCTTTTTAAAATATAACAACTGATATTTGGTTGGAGTATAAGCAGGTTTGAATTATATTAGGCAGTGGACATTTACAATGTCTTGATGCCTTTTTAGATACAGAATCACCACTGGCCACCTCCCCCTCCCTACGTCTACTAGTAACCAGCAGTTCCGTTACCTTCACCTCCTTAGTTGTGCCTATAAGTCTCAAACGAAGTAGCACTACTTCGTCTTCTGATGTTCTGTACCATTTTCTTAGCTTTCCGTCTGTTCGCAAGCAACTAGTCAGGTCTGTGAATAAAAAGTTTCTTCACAGCCTCTATTGTGTATTTTTCCATCTGTTGTAAGTAGTCCTTGTATTAGCACTCATTTTAATTTACCAGTAGCTCATGTACTCATGTTTATTTGAATTTCTGTCAAATGGGTTTGGTACTTTGGTTGGAGTtggttttgttggcggtggaccTGGTGGTCCAGCTCCTTCTATTCCCTGCATTGCTGCAACTGGGAAGATGTATCATGTATGTGACCCATCATTTTCTTTATACTAGTGGTCTTGGGCTCTTCGCTAGTTTGCTTTTCCCAATTTGAGGACTTGTGTATTTGTCTCTCCTTTGTAAATTAGTTTGCCCaaggttttctatttttaatttatactgCAGTGCATCTACAGAGTCTTGAATAAACCCAAACATAGAGGTCAGGAACGCAGGACCAAACATATATAGATGGTCAAAGTTGAAATGCAAAGGATATACAATAACAGGAGTCCAGACTTTGTCCACATTTTGAACATGACCAAGGCTTGTAAATGCATCCGAAACAAAATTCGCTTCACGTCAAATGTGAGTTATAACATCAGACTCCTGCAATCAGCAAGTATATTCGGGTCTTCTTCCACTAGCATTTTAGAATAGCCTGCACCATACGGCTTAACCCGTTTCTTAATCCCGGACCTTATACAAATGAAGTACTGAACAGCCCAACTTCCTACTTTCTTAGCACCGGGCAGCAACTAGATAGGATTATCATTATCTAGCCTCATCTATCTAGTTTGattaattgataatcattatCTAAAACCTTAATTATGTCTGCCCCAAACGCGTTGTGAAACGTGTTGTGCTCCCTAAGCATATCATACGAGAAAATCGTGAGAGCCTGTAAGGCGTGAACGATGCATCTGAATAAATTGACAAGCGGCAGTTTCGTAATGAAGAATCAAATACACACTAGATGGATAGCTCAAACTCAACGCGCTTCCACCCCCTTCAGTTTCGTCCCCATAAATGTTGCAACAGCCAACCTATTGATCCATACTAACCCCTTAAACCCACAGTTTCCTCCACGATCGATCTTCACATGCCTCACCTCCCATTCTTTCACTCAATCCTCCGAGCCGTGGCGTCCAGGTGGCCGCTGGTTCTCTACGCGGCCACTTGGACGCTGCTCCTCACGATGACCGTGGCCGTGGCGGCCTTCTCTCCCGAGATGGCTTTTGTCACGGCCATATCTCCGTCATCGGCATTCTCCAAGTCCTGCGCGGGGGAGGGGTTTGTTAGGATACCGTTGGAGTACCCGAGAGAGGCAATGTGTTTTCCGGCTCACATGGTCCGGCGGTCCGGCTTGGATTTCTTCGTCCCCACGGTGTTTGCCGCTCTGGTCGTGGCGGGTTCTGCGTTGGTCGTCAGATCGTTGGCCTTGGGGGTGGGTGGTGGAGGTGGGTGATGCACAGACCAGGTTGATCATCGTCATGACTTGATGGTGTTGTAGAAACATTTCATGTAATTCATTTCACATCTCTAGCTTTATGGTTAACAAAGTGGCCATGggttattttcttgaattacaaACATTTGATTGTTAGAGGTTATTGAACTTTTTATGATGGATTTTAGTGAAAACTAAAGAACTATGGCGGCTTCTTCTTTAGTTACTGTTCTGTTTTGGCTATGTTGAAGGCTTCTGCTGCCTTCCTTTGACTGTAGCACTTCGGTACTCACCAGGCACCAGTTAGGTGATGATGCATCCGCGGGTTTCGGCTTTACACCGAATAATCTCTATATAATTTGGGTAAAAATAATAGTTAGACAAAATCATTAATGTAATGGGTCCATAGCTCAGTGGTAGAGCATTTGACTGCAGATCAAGAGGTCACCGGTTCG
It encodes:
- the LOC112167069 gene encoding uncharacterized protein LOC112167069, which encodes MPHLPFFHSILRAVASRWPLVLYAATWTLLLTMTVAVAAFSPEMAFVTAISPSSAFSKSCAGEGFVRIPLEYPREAMCFPAHMVRRSGLDFFVPTVFAALVVAGSALVVRSLALGVGGGGG